From a region of the Panicum virgatum strain AP13 chromosome 2K, P.virgatum_v5, whole genome shotgun sequence genome:
- the LOC120684395 gene encoding UDP-glucosyltransferase UGT13248-like has protein sequence MASSDSDTSSIHVLLLSYPAQGHINPLLQLGKRLAAHRGVRCTLAVTRFVLGQSKPQTGAVHVAAFTDGCDTGGYDEVGDAEAYLARFESAGSASLDELLRAESAGGRPVRAVVYDSFLMWAPRVARRHGAACAAFFTQACVVNVAYAHARAGLMDLPVAPGKPLPELPGLPAGLGPADFPTFLTEPDGGCRAYLDLVLQQCQGFEVADHVLVNSFYELEVKEAEYMASRWGAKTVGPTVPSAYLDNRLTDDVSYGFHLHTPMAEESKAWLDARPPRSVVYVSFGSLATPSAGQMAEVAEGLDNSGKDFLWVVRASETSKLPGGFVDKVKGRGLLVTWSPQLEVLAHPAVGCFVTHCGWNSTMEALGIGVPMLAMPQWSDQPTNAKYIEHVWQVGVKLQPDAEGAVRKAEVERCVRQVMEGERSEEYRKNAAGLSEKAKKAMSEGGSSDSNIVEFLSKIRFK, from the exons ATGGCGAGCTCAGACTCGGACACAAGCAGCATCCACGTGCTACTCCTTTCCTACCCGGCCCAGGGCCACATCAACCCGCTCCTCCAGCTCGGCAAGAGGCTCGCTGCCCACCGCGGCGTGCGCTGCACCCTCGCCGTGACCCGGTTCGTCCTCGGCCAGAGCAAGCCGCAGACCGGCGCGGTCCACGTCGCCGCCTTCACCGACGGCTGCGACACGGGCGGCTACGACGAGGTCGGCGACGCGGAGGCGTACCTCGCGCGGTTCGAGTCGGCGGGGTCGGCGTCGCTGGACGAGCTCCTCCGTGCTGAGTCCGCTGGAGGCCGGCCCGTGCGCGCCGTGGTGTACGACTCGTTCCTCATGTgggcgccgcgcgtggcgcgccggcacggcgcggcgtgcgcggccttCTTCACGCAGGCGTGCGTGGTGAACGTGGCGTACGCCCACGCGAGGGCCGGCCTGATGGACCTGCCGGTGGCGCCGGGCAAGCCCCTGCCGGAGCTGCCCGGCCTGCCGGCGGGGCTCGGGCCGGCCGACTTCCCGACGTTCCTCACGGAGCCCGACGGCGGCTGCCGCGCCTACCTTGACCTCGTGCTGCAGCAGTGCCAGGGGTTTGAGGTGGCAGACCACGTCCTCGTCAACTCGTTCTACGAGCTGGAGGTCAAG GAAGCTGAGTACATGGCGTCGCGATGGGGTGCCAAGACGGTCGGGCCAACCGTGCCGTCGGCGTACCTCGACAACCGCCTCACGGACGACGTGTCCTACGGGTTCCACCTCCACACTCCGATGGCGGAGGAAAGCAAGGCCTGGCTCGACGCGAGGCCTCCGCGCTCCGTCGTGTACGTCTCCTTCGGCAGCCTCGCCACGCCCAGCGCTGGCCAAATGGCCGAGGTGGCGGAGGGGCTCGACAACAGTGGCAAGGATTTCTTGTGGGTTGTCAGGGCCTCGGAGACTTCCAAGTTACCTGGAGGTTTCGTCGACAAGGTGAAGGGGAGGGGCCTCCTCGTGACATGGAGCCCGCAGTTGGAGGTCCTAGCACACCCTGCGGTTGGATGCTTCGTGACGCACTGCGGTTGGAACTCGACGATGGAAGCGCTAGGCATTGGTGTGCCAATGTTGGCAATGCCACAATGGTCGGATCAGCCAACAAACGCCAAGTACATTGAGCATGTTTGGCAAGTGGGAGTGAAGCTGCAACCTGACGCGGAAGGTGCTGTGAGGAAGGCAGAGGTGGAGAGGTGCGTCAGGCAGGTGATGGAAGGAGAAAGGAGCGAGGAATACAGGAAGAATGCTGCAGGATTGAGCGAGAAGGCGAAAAAAGCCATGAGTGAAGGTGGCAGCTCGGACAGTAACATCGTAGAGTTCCTCAGCAAGATCCGATTCAAGTGA
- the LOC120684378 gene encoding protein unc-13 homolog has translation MDEENAIELLQRYRRDRQVLLNYILSGNLIKKVVMPPGAISLDDVDIDQVSVDYVLNCAKKGEPLDLGDAIRLFHDSLDYPYVNNTGAAEEFYLLTKPEYSGPAPTREPPPVPATAPSPVVIPPPVVESEPVTVSSPVTATNLTKSQSFDSPSEKELTIDDIEDFEDDEDEFDSRRASRRHQTDASDLSLRLPLFETGITDDDLRETAYEILVAAAGASGGLIVPQKEKKKEKRHRLMRKLGRSKSESVDTHSQRQPGLVGLLETMRAQLEITESMDIRTRQGLLNAMVGKVGKRMDNILIPLELLCCISRAEFSDMKAYLRWQKRQLNMLEEGLINHPVVGFGELGRKVNELRNLFRKIEESESLPPSAAEVQRTECLRSLREVATSLSERPARGDLTGEVCHWADGYHLNVALYEKMLGSVFDILDEGKLTEEVEEILELLKSTWRILGITETVHDTCYAWVLFRQFVFTGEQGLLKAVIDHLRKIPLKEQRGPQERLHLKSLRSSVDAEGGYQDFSFFQSFLSPVQKWVDKKLNDYHQHFSEGPSLMADVVTVAMLTRRILGEENDKALESPDRDQIDRYITSSVKSAFLKMAHSVEFKADTTHEPVLATLAEETKKLLKKDTTIFTPVLSKWHPQAAVVSASLIHKLYGNKLRPFLEHAEHLTEDVVSVFPAADALEQYIMSVMASVAGDDGLDSICRQKIAPYQIENKSGTLVLRWVNGQLERIETWIKRAADQEVWDPISPQQRHGSSIVEVYRIIEETTDQFFAFKVPMRDGELNSLWRGLDKAFQVYTQLVTAALVDKEDLVPPVPVLTRHKKELGIKAFVKKEVQEVKTVDERKAAEITQLTIPKLCVRLNSLYYGISQLSKLEDSINERWARKKTENINIRRSTSEKSKSAVPNQKNQFDGSRREINCAIDRLCEFTGMKVIFWDLQQPFIDNLYRNSVPQARLETITEVLDLVLNQLCEVIVEQLRDRVVTGLLQASLDGLLRVILDGGSTRVFSPNDAPLLEDDLETLKEFFIAGGDGLPRGTVENLVSRVRPVINLIKQETRVLIDDLREVTQGGKSKFGTDSKTLLRVLCHRNDSEASHYVKKQFKIPSSAPST, from the exons aaTAACACTGGAGCTGCAGAAGAGTTTTATTTGCTTACAAAACCAGAATATTCAGGACCTGCGCCAACAAGGGAACCACCCCCTGTCCCTGCCACTGCACCATCCCCAGTTGTGATACCGCCACCAGTAGTGGAATCAGAGCCAGTTACTGTGTCATCCCCAGTCACAGCTACTAACTTAACAAAGTCACAATCTTTTGATTCTCCAAGCGAGAAGGAATTAACCATAGATGACATTGAAGACTTtgaggatgatgaggatgaaTTTGATAGCCGAAGGGCTTCTAGAAGACATCAAACTGATGCTAGTGATTTATCACTGCGTTTACCACTATTTGAAACAG GTATCACGGATGATGATCTTCGTGAGACAGCATACGAGAttcttgttgctgctgctggcgctTCAGG GGGGCTTATTGTTCctcagaaagaaaagaagaaagagaagaggcACAGATTAATGAGGAAACTAGGTCGTAGTAAGAGTGAAAGTGTTGATACCCACAGTCAGCGGCAACCTGGTTTGGTTGGTTTACTCGAAACCATGCGAGCCCAACTTGAG ATAACGGAGTCCATGGATATTCGAACTAGACAAGGATTACTAAATGCTATGGTTGGCAAAGTTGGAAAACGGATGGACAATATTTTGATTCCGTTGGAACTACTGTGCTGCATATCCAGAGCTGAATTTTCTGACATGAAAGCATACCTTCGTTGGCAGAAGAGACAG TTAAACATGCTGGAGGAAGGCCTTATAAATCATCCAGTTGTTGGATTTGGGGAGTTAGGTCGAAAAGTCAATGAGCTAAGGAACCTTTTTAGAAAGATTGAAGAATCTGAG TCCTTGCCACCATCTGCTGCGGAGGTTCAACGTACAGAATGCCTAAGATCACTGAGAGAAGTTGCCACTTCCCTATCTGAAAGGCCTGCACGTGGTGATCTTACTGGTGAGGTTTGTCACTGGGCTGATGGATACCATCTGAATGTAGCATTGTATGAGAAGATGCTTGGCAGTGTTTTTGACATCTTGGATGAGGGAAAACTTACAGAG GAGGTGGAAGAAATCCTTGAGCTCTTGAAGTCAACGTGGCGGATACTAGGAATCACAGAGACAGTTCATGATACATGCTATGCATGGGTATTATTTCGACAG TTTGTTTTTACAGGTGAGCAAGGACTTCTGAAAGCTGTAATTGACCATTTGAGGAAGATACCTTTGAAAGAACAGCGTGGTCCACAAGAAAGACTACACTTGAAAAGCCTGCGTAGTTCTGTTGATGCTGAGGGTGGCTATCAAGATTTTTCATTTTTCCAGTCTTTCCTGTCTCCAGTTCAGAAATGGGTAGACAAGAAATTAAATGATTATCATCAACACTTCTCAGAG GGTCCCAGCTTGATGGCCGATGTTGTGACAGTGGCAATGCTTACGAGGCGGATCCTTGGTGAAGAAAATGACAAG GCGCTGGAGTCTCCCGACAGGGATCAGATCGACCGTTACATCACTTCTTCAGtcaaaagtgctttcttgaag ATGGCACATTCTGTAGAGTTCAAAGCAGACACAACACATGAACCTGTTTTGGCCACTCTAGCAGAGGAGACAAAGAAACTTCTGAAGAAAGATACAACCATTTTTACACCTGTTTTGTCAAAATGGCATCCACAGGCAGCAGTTGTTTCTGCTTCACTCATCCATAAACTTTATGGAAATAAATTG AGACCATTCCTTGAACATGCTGAGCATCTTACGGAGGACGTGGTTTCTGTATTTCCCGCGGCTGATGCTTTGGAGCAATACATAATGTCTGTGATGGCTTCTGTTGCTGGAGATGATGGTTTGGACAGCATATGCAGACAAAAGATAGCTCCATATCAG ATTGAAAATAAATCTGGAACATTAGTTTTGCGTTGGGTGAACGGGCAACTTGAGAGAATTGAAACTTGGATTAAAAGGGCTGCCGACCAAGAG GTTTGGGACCCTATATCACCTCAACAACGCCATGGCAGTTCTATTGTAGAAGTTTATAGAATCATAGAAGAG ACTACAGATCAGTTTTTTGCATTTAAAGTGCCCATGCGAGATGGAGAATTAAATAGTCTCTGGCGTGGTCTCGACAAGGCATTCCAAGTTTATACACAGCTTGTTACTGCCGCCCTAG TTGATAAAGAAGATTTAGTTCCACCGGTTCCTGTTCTTACTCGACATAAAAAGGAGCTTGGAATCAAGGCTTTTGTAAAGAAGGAGGTCCAAGAAGTTAAAACAGTTGATGAGAGAAAAGCAGCTGAAATTACTCAGCTTACAATTCCAAAGCTTTGTGTACGGCTTAACAGTCTATAT TATGGTATCAGCCAGTTGAgtaagttggaggacagcattAATGAGAGGTGGGCTCGGAAGAAAACTGAAAACATTAATATCA GACGATCAACAAGTGAAAAATCAAAGAGTGCTGTCCCCAATCAGAAAAATCAATTTGATGGCAGCAGAAGAGAAATCAATTGTGCTATTGATCGCTTATGTGAATTTACTG GGATGAAGGTTATATTCTGGGACCTGCAGCAGCCATTTATTGACAATTTATACAGAAATAGTGTTCCCCAAGCTCGATTGGAAACCATAACGGAAGTGCTTGATTTG GTCCTTAATCAACTTTGTGAAGTCATTGTGGAGCAACTGAGGGATCGTGTGGTTACAGGGCTTTTGCAAGCATCCCTG GATGGCCTACTTCGTGTGATACTGGATGGAGGTTCTACACGTGTGTTCTCTCCAAACGATGCACCTCTTTTGGAGGATGATCTTGAAACCCTGAAG GAATTTTTCATAGCTGGTGGAGATGGACTACCTCGGGGAACTGTTGAGAACTTGGTCTCGCGTGTACGGCCTGTAATAAACTTGATCAAGCAAGAG ACACGTGTGCTCATCGATGACCTACGAGAAGTTACTCAAGGGGGCAAAAGCAAATTTGGAACCGACTCTAAAACTCTGCTTAGGGTTCTGTGTCATAGAAATGATTCAGAGGCCTCTCATTATGTAAAGAAGCAATTCAAGATACCAAGTTCAGCTCCGAGCACCTGA